The bacterium sequence CGTTTGCCATAAAAAAATTGCCGGACTAAACTTTCTCCGCTTGTCAGGTTACAATCGGCCTCGACCCACATACTTCCGACCAGTTCGAATTGGCCAGAGCGAACTTTCTCTTTTATTCGCTCATAGAGCGCCGGATGGTCATTTTTAACCCATTCCAACTGCACCGCCTGCGAGACCAGGAACTTGTAATCGGGGTTCTGATCCATCATTTTAATGGCAGTTGAGAAAGTGTGGGCGGCTTTGCGGACAGTAATCCACCACGGCCAAAGCCAGGCACAATCGAGATGAGCCATACCGATGGCGCTCATATTAAGGGCGCTTGAAGCGGCGGGCTTGTTATAGACAACCGCTAAAATCTCCCGCGCAGCCTTGGCTGCCTTGCGGAAACCTTCGATGTCTTTGACTTCAAACGCAATCGGGGGCATCTCTTTTACGCAGAGGTTGACTACATCATTAAGCGCCCACAGAAGCTGTCCGCGACGAGGCTCATTCTCGGGAAGCTCTTTTAATAAGTCAAAAGCATTAGTTAAATCGTAATATAGGCCGAAGAGTTCGTTGTCATATATTTTAAGGACGCATTCACCGACTTTGTATATGTCTGCAGGGGGGATAGCCCCTCTTCCATGGTCACTTACGCCGGGATTGATGCCATAGACCTCAGCCCAGATGTCGATTTTCTCGCCTCCGACAGCGCAATCTGTAAGCACATAGGTCTGGTGCGCCCAATCGATTCCTTGGACAGGGGAATTATTCTCCCATATGATCGTTTCGCTACCGGTTTCGAGGCAGACGACGATCTTTTCGCCTGCCCACTCGTCTGGGATGGTTCCCTGGAAACGGAACCATGCAGTGCTCCAAACGGGTCCCCAACCATAACCAGGCTCAACCGTGGTCATTTTTGCCTCGTTGGAAGCGATCGCTTTCATCACCTCGTCCTGGGTGCGGTAGTCATATTTCTCAACTCCCATATAGAGCATCTCAATTGAGAGCGCCTGCTTTTTCTCCAGCAATCGAGGCTTGACATAGCTCTCGATAAACTGCTCGATACGTTTTTGTGTTATAGAAGGGTGTTTGTGCACAACTATTTTCCTTTCTCAGTCTCTTATTCATAAAGCCATAAATAGGCTCTAATGATTTTACTTTCCTTGGGCATCAAATGCGTTCACTTTTAGCTGTTGTGTGACTTTTTATTGGAGAAGAAGTTCTTCTACAGTGAGAGAACACCCGCGAAGCTCGGATTCCTGCGCTCTTCCGATTAGTTGAAAGCCCTCATCCAATCGAACTCCGATATCCTCGGTCTGAAGCGCTGCAACGGAGTTGAAGTTTGCCAAATCGAAGTGGGTAAGCAGTCCTCTTCCGCCTATGCCGACTTCCTGACCGGAAAGGGGATCAATAATTCGGGTTCGGCACCATCGTACGCCGAGCTTACGTGGAAGCCGAGTGGCATTACTATTTTTATCAACAAACGAGCTGTCATAGAACTGGGAAGCCATCTCGCACATGCCGTATTCGCTAAGGGCGGGGGCATTAAGACGCTCTTCGAAGAGTTGATAAAGCTCTTCAGGAGCAACTTCACGCATCCGGCCTTTGAATCCGCCCGTCTCGATTATCAGACTTCCCTTTGGAAGCTCAAACTTATCCGGGCATCGGTCAAAGACAGTGATCCATGCAAAAGCGGTGCCGAAGAGAATCAGTGGTGATTGGGCTGAACACAGCGCGATTTCGAACCCTTCAGGGATACCTTCGTCCCAGAAAAAGCGATGATCCAGCCCAGGCATTTCTCGCATCAGCGACTCGACCATATACGAAAGAGAAGAATTGGGAGATTGTTCGAACGAAGGCATCAACGCCCAGATCGGTAGTTGCTCGCCTTTTGGCAAGACGTATTGCCTGAACCCCGTATTCAAAGAAAGATCATAAAGCTTCTCAGCATCACTATCAAGAAAATGGCGGCTAGGGCTTCCTTGAGAGGTGCCGCTGGAATGGAATACCAATACTGCCTTATTAGGTTCAACACAGCTCAAATTGTACCGTTTGAACGCTACAGCGGGAACGGCTGGGATACCCTCCCATTTCTTAACGGAAGCCGGAGTATGGCCTGAAGCATCACAGAATTGACGATAGGGCCGATTACGCCCGTATTGATAGGCAAATAGCTCCAACGCTAATTCGTCAAAGTCACCCTCACCCTTTTCAATGAAGGCAGCGATTTTTTTTGCAAGCGGATGGTCGAAATTAGTCATCATAGATGCCGATCGGTCAGCGGTTGTAATACTGGACTATGCGCAATTTTAGGGCCCATCAGCGTATTAAGCCGCGAAATCAAGTAGTGAAAGGGAAAGCGTTTCCCCGGGCAGAATGTTTGATTCAAGTCATTATGCTTGATGACATGATCGATAGGGATATGATAACGCTGCATAAGGCTTGTGGTGAGCTTGATTGCAGCCAGCATCTGCGCTTTGGTCGGCTTAGTTGGACCATGCTTTCGGAAATAGGGTTTATTACTTTGGAAATTGCCGATAAAGCAGATGCCGAGATAATGCTCGTTATAGCCGCGAGCATGCGCTCCTAAACAATGTTCCGGCCGACCGGCCTGAATCTCACCATTAGGCATAATAACGTAGTGGTAACCGATGTGATATACCTTGCCTTCGAATACGACTTGCCACCCGTTTTTGGCATGCATCCGATCAATAAACTGCGCATCTACTCGGTCACGTCCCATGTACGCGCCTGTGCCGCTATGATGAAAGACAATCCCAATCGGGTTCTGAAGTACCGCAGGTGGTAATTGCGAGTTAGGATGTCTTTTTGGTGTTAATCGAACTACGGTCCACAGAATTAGTACTCCGATGATTAGCGCTGCAATGATCCAGATCAACAGTCCAGTCCGGGGCATGTCATCAGTCTGTTCGACCTTCAAGAGCATTCGCCCCCTGTCAATTCGATTTGGATACCAAGTGAGTCCCGAGCACTCCGGACAACTTTCCGACTGCCAGCTTGCGATAGGAACTAATTCTATTTTA is a genomic window containing:
- a CDS encoding peptidoglycan recognition family protein; this encodes MARDKIELVPIASWQSESCPECSGLTWYPNRIDRGRMLLKVEQTDDMPRTGLLIWIIAALIIGVLILWTVVRLTPKRHPNSQLPPAVLQNPIGIVFHHSGTGAYMGRDRVDAQFIDRMHAKNGWQVVFEGKVYHIGYHYVIMPNGEIQAGRPEHCLGAHARGYNEHYLGICFIGNFQSNKPYFRKHGPTKPTKAQMLAAIKLTTSLMQRYHIPIDHVIKHNDLNQTFCPGKRFPFHYLISRLNTLMGPKIAHSPVLQPLTDRHL